One window of Alkaliphilus metalliredigens QYMF genomic DNA carries:
- the rplU gene encoding 50S ribosomal protein L21: MYAIIETGGKQYRVQEGDTLFVEKLEASKDDVVTIDNVLAVSKDGSLTIGSPIVEGAKVEAKVVEQGKGKKIIVFKYKPKKDYRRKQGHRQPYTKLIIEKINA; this comes from the coding sequence ATGTACGCAATTATTGAAACTGGTGGTAAACAATACCGAGTACAAGAAGGCGATACATTATTTGTAGAAAAGTTAGAAGCATCGAAAGATGATGTTGTGACTATTGATAATGTACTTGCAGTATCTAAGGATGGAAGTTTAACGATTGGAAGTCCTATTGTAGAAGGCGCTAAGGTTGAAGCTAAAGTAGTTGAACAAGGTAAAGGAAAGAAAATAATCGTTTTCAAGTACAAGCCTAAAAAAGACTATAGAAGAAAGCAAGGACATCGTCAACCGTATACAAAACTAATCATCGAAAAAATTAACGCATAG
- a CDS encoding ribosomal-processing cysteine protease Prp has protein sequence MIHIRVNRNKKNDISTFEVKGHANSAHYGEDVVCAAISVLSQTTVLGLHDIVGINVEYKIQDGYLFCKMPEQLSDNEKVKSDVLIETMLLGIANIKETYPSYIEIYDKEV, from the coding sequence ATGATACACATTAGGGTTAATCGAAACAAGAAAAACGACATAAGTACATTTGAAGTGAAGGGACACGCTAACAGTGCACACTATGGTGAAGATGTGGTATGTGCTGCTATATCGGTTCTGAGTCAAACAACTGTGTTAGGATTACATGATATTGTTGGAATTAATGTTGAATATAAGATTCAAGATGGATATTTATTCTGCAAGATGCCTGAACAATTATCTGATAATGAAAAAGTAAAAAGTGACGTATTGATAGAGACAATGCTCTTGGGCATTGCAAATATTAAAGAAACTTATCCAAGCTATATTGAGATTTATGACAAGGAGGTGTAA
- the rpmA gene encoding 50S ribosomal protein L27, giving the protein MLFIMDLQLFASKKGVGSSKNGRDSISKRLGVKRADGQNVPAGSILVRQRGTKIHPGNNVGRGGDDTLFAKVEGIVKFERKGKDKKQVSVYPRDVVAN; this is encoded by the coding sequence ATGTTATTTATAATGGACCTTCAACTATTCGCCAGTAAAAAGGGAGTAGGTAGTTCTAAAAACGGTCGAGACAGTATTTCTAAAAGACTTGGTGTCAAGAGAGCAGACGGACAAAACGTTCCAGCTGGAAGCATTCTCGTAAGACAAAGAGGAACTAAAATTCATCCTGGTAACAACGTAGGTAGAGGTGGAGATGACACTCTATTTGCAAAGGTAGAAGGAATTGTGAAGTTTGAAAGAAAAGGTAAAGACAAAAAGCAAGTAAGCGTTTATCCAAGAGATGTAGTTGCTAACTAA
- a CDS encoding Spo0B domain-containing protein: protein MDANTQRKIEIHYWNEIEQLLTNQRHDFMNTLQTVYGYIQLGQPEKAVEQIKQVTNYANQMGRVFNLQCVPLAMLITETMKLNTIGENCTVIEVQSFVTMEDYIEINVEAAIEQVKKLLENILKQFNESKSQEVIHMKIEEHEMCWIFFVKYNKFLEKATLDHMLVDLQLQHTYGDDMVIVYFKLKKTAKQ from the coding sequence ATGGATGCTAACACACAAAGAAAAATAGAAATTCACTACTGGAATGAAATTGAACAATTACTTACAAATCAACGTCATGATTTTATGAATACGCTACAGACAGTATATGGCTATATTCAATTGGGGCAACCAGAAAAAGCGGTGGAGCAAATTAAACAGGTGACAAACTATGCAAACCAAATGGGTCGGGTTTTCAATTTGCAATGTGTTCCTCTAGCGATGTTGATTACGGAAACAATGAAGCTTAATACCATAGGAGAAAATTGCACCGTTATTGAAGTGCAAAGCTTTGTGACTATGGAAGATTATATAGAAATTAATGTAGAGGCCGCAATTGAACAGGTAAAGAAGCTACTGGAGAATATCTTAAAACAATTCAATGAATCAAAATCCCAAGAAGTAATTCATATGAAAATTGAAGAGCATGAAATGTGTTGGATTTTTTTTGTTAAGTATAATAAATTTCTTGAAAAAGCTACTTTAGATCATATGCTAGTGGATTTACAATTACAGCATACTTATGGAGATGACATGGTGATTGTCTATTTCAAACTAAAAAAAACAGCTAAACAATAG
- the obgE gene encoding GTPase ObgE codes for MFIDKAKIHLKSGKGGDGAVAFRKEKYVPAGGPAGGDGGKGGNIIFVVDEGMRTLMDFRYKMHYSAENGENGKGRMQYGKDGEDLILRVPPGTIIREEKTGHLVADLTQPKERRIIAKGGKGGKGNVHFKSATRQAPQFAIAGVKGEELTVTLELKLIADVGLVGFPNVGKSTLLSVVTSAKPKIADYHFTTLTPNLGVVRTKRGDSFVLADIPGLIEGAHEGTGLGHEFLRHVERTKLLIHVLDVAGIEGRDPLEDFEKINEELKLYNEKLSTRPQVVAANKTDVMGENENLKKLTEALAEKGIEVFPVSAATKQGLDELLDYVSIKLKELEDTEVELEEVEEEKLYELKEKDTNQFTVKKEDDTYIVEGDFLERLIMSTNFEDMDSLTYFQKVLRRKGIIDELKKLGIEDGEFVKIYDVEFEYFH; via the coding sequence ATGTTTATTGATAAGGCAAAAATACATTTAAAGTCTGGTAAGGGAGGCGATGGAGCTGTTGCATTCCGAAAGGAAAAATATGTTCCAGCCGGTGGTCCCGCAGGTGGAGATGGAGGCAAAGGTGGAAACATTATCTTTGTTGTTGATGAAGGTATGCGTACATTAATGGATTTTAGGTATAAAATGCACTATTCAGCTGAGAATGGTGAGAATGGCAAAGGCAGAATGCAGTATGGTAAGGACGGTGAGGATCTAATCCTAAGGGTTCCTCCGGGTACAATTATTCGTGAAGAAAAAACCGGTCACCTTGTGGCAGATTTAACGCAACCAAAAGAAAGAAGGATCATTGCAAAAGGTGGTAAAGGTGGTAAAGGAAATGTACACTTTAAATCAGCTACGAGACAAGCGCCTCAATTTGCAATAGCTGGAGTGAAGGGTGAAGAGCTCACCGTAACACTAGAGCTGAAACTTATTGCAGATGTTGGACTTGTAGGGTTTCCTAATGTAGGTAAATCTACGCTTTTATCAGTGGTTACCAGTGCAAAACCTAAAATTGCAGATTATCATTTTACGACCCTTACACCTAATCTCGGGGTTGTGAGAACGAAACGTGGAGATAGCTTTGTTTTGGCAGATATACCAGGACTGATTGAAGGCGCCCATGAAGGAACGGGCTTAGGCCATGAGTTTTTACGTCATGTTGAACGGACAAAACTCCTAATCCATGTATTAGATGTAGCGGGAATAGAAGGACGAGATCCCCTAGAGGATTTCGAAAAAATAAATGAAGAGTTGAAATTGTACAATGAAAAGCTATCAACTCGACCACAAGTGGTTGCAGCCAATAAAACTGATGTCATGGGTGAAAATGAAAACCTTAAGAAGCTGACGGAAGCTTTAGCAGAAAAAGGGATAGAAGTTTTTCCTGTCTCAGCAGCAACAAAGCAAGGGCTAGATGAGCTATTAGATTATGTCTCCATCAAGCTCAAGGAATTAGAGGATACTGAAGTAGAGCTAGAAGAGGTCGAAGAGGAAAAATTATATGAACTCAAAGAGAAAGATACAAATCAATTCACAGTGAAAAAAGAGGATGATACCTATATTGTAGAAGGTGATTTCCTAGAGAGATTAATTATGTCTACTAACTTTGAGGATATGGATTCACTGACTTACTTCCAAAAAGTGTTGCGAAGAAAAGGTATTATTGATGAGTTAAAGAAGCTGGGAATCGAAGATGGAGAATTTGTAAAAATCTATGATGTGGAATTTGAATATTTTCACTAA
- a CDS encoding YhbY family RNA-binding protein — translation MRLKNDRSVEKRSIKMLTGKQRSYLRKLANGIRPVTQIGKAGITDSLLEQLELTLASRELIKVSILETSLLDTKETANEVSTKLRAEFVQAIGNKFVIYRKAYENPQIELPKS, via the coding sequence ATGAGATTAAAAAATGATAGAAGCGTAGAGAAGAGGAGTATTAAAATGTTAACGGGAAAACAACGGAGTTATCTTAGAAAACTAGCAAATGGAATTAGACCAGTTACGCAAATTGGTAAAGCAGGTATTACTGACAGTTTATTGGAACAGCTAGAATTAACCTTAGCGTCACGGGAATTAATTAAAGTAAGTATTTTAGAGACAAGCTTATTAGACACAAAAGAAACGGCAAATGAAGTATCAACAAAATTAAGAGCAGAATTTGTACAAGCCATTGGAAATAAATTTGTCATTTACCGTAAGGCCTATGAAAATCCTCAAATTGAATTACCAAAAAGCTAG